Proteins encoded within one genomic window of Anopheles gambiae chromosome 3, idAnoGambNW_F1_1, whole genome shotgun sequence:
- the LOC1278231 gene encoding putative inorganic phosphate cotransporter isoform X2, producing MYSSSWQQRVSRFFIIPQRVILAIMGFLAIMNAYTMRISLSIAITEMVNKTHGATEEDGGVCPIDESANPDDFTGGEFDWDEELQGIILSSFYWGYVITHIPGGMLAEKFGGKWTLSLGILSTAFFTLITPWAVELGGSTALIVIRVMMGLGEGTTFPALSALMATWIPAKERSKLGSLVFGGGQVGTILGNLLSGVLLHNIEGWSSVFYFFGGLGVLWFVIFTLLCYSDPESHPFISEKEKAYLKQELGTLERDRTLPPTPWRYILTSVPMMALVCAQIGHDWGFFIMVTDLPKYMSDVLRFSIKDNGLYSSLPYLVMWIVSLSTGVLSDWLITSGRMTITFGRKLFTTIASIGPACFIVGASYAGCEKAVVVMLFTFAMGLMGTFYPGMKVNPLDLSPNYAGTLMAITNGIGAITGIIAPYVVGVMTPNHTLEEWRIVFWISFAIFNVTNLAYIIWASGEVQPWNTPHLMNKSVEAGESIDVPANAKKSVQSLEAIKQ from the exons TCTTTATCATCCCACAGCGGGTGATATTAGCGATCATGGGCTTCCTGGCGATCATGAATGCATACACGATGCGTATCTCGCTGTCGATCGCCATCACGGAGATGGTCAACAAAACGCACGGAGCGACCGAAGAGGACGGCGGCGTCTGTCCGATCGACGAAAGTGCCAACCCGGATGACTTCACCGGGGGCGAGTTCGATTGGGACGAGGAGCTGCAGGGCATCATCTTATCCTCGTTCTACTGGGGCTACGTCATCACGCACATCCCCGGCGGTATGCTGGCGGAAAAGTTTGGCGGCAAGTGGACACTTAGTTTGGGTATCCTCTCAACGGCCTTCTTCACACTGATCACCCCGTGGGCGGTGGAGCTCGGTGGATCTACGGCGCTGATCGTGATTCGTGTGATGATGGGACTGGGAGAGGGTACGACCTTCCCTGCGTTGAGCGCACTGATGGCCACCTGGATCCCGGCGAAAGAGCGTAGTAAGCTTGGTTCGCTTGTGTTTGGCGGTGGACAAGTGGGAACGATTCTAGGCAACCTGCTATCCGGCGTGTTGCTGCACAACATTGAAGGCTGGTCGTCGGTGTTTTACTTCTTCGGTGGGCTGGGCGTCTTATGGTTCGTGATCTTT ACATTGCTGTGCTACAGTGATCCAGAGTCTCATCCGTTCATCagtgaaaaggaaaaggcTTACCTGAAGCAGGAACTGGGAACGTTGGAGCGTGATCGTACACTGCCACCAACGCCATGGCGCTATATCCTCACCAGTGTCCCTATGATGGCGCTGGTTTGCGCACAGATCGGACATGATTGGGGTTTCTTCATCATGGTTACCGATCTGCCCAAGTACATGAGTGACGTGCTGCGGTTCTCCATCAAGGATAATGGACTGTACTCCTCCCTACCCTATCTGGTCATGTGGATCGTCTCGCTGTCCACTGGCGTTTTGAGCGATTGGCTCATTACCTCTGGACGTATGACTATCACCTTCGGACGCAAGCTATTCACCACCATTG CCTCAATCGGTCCGGCCTGTTTCATTGTCGGTGCGTCGTACGCCGGGTGTGAAAAGGCAGTCGTCGTCATGCTGTTCACCTTCGCCATGGGTCTTATGGGTACGTTCTACCCCGGCATGAAGGTCAATCCGCTCGATTTGAGTCCAAACTACGCTGGCACGCTGATGGCCATCACGAACGGTATCGGCGCCATTACCGGCATCATCGCACCGTACGTTGTCGGCGTAATGACACCCAAT CACACACTGGAAGAATGGCGCATTGTGTTCTGGATCTCGTTTGCCATCTTCAACGTTACCAATCTGGCATACATCATCTGGGCGTCGGGTGAAGTGCAGCCCTGGAACACGCCCCATCTGATGAACAAATCGGTCGAGGCGGGTGAATCGATTGACGTTCCGGCAAATGCAAAGAAAAGCGTACAATCTCTAGAGGCCATAAAGCAGTAG
- the LOC1278231 gene encoding putative inorganic phosphate cotransporter isoform X3 yields MGFLAIMNAYTMRISLSIAITEMVNKTHGATEEDGGVCPIDESANPDDFTGGEFDWDEELQGIILSSFYWGYVITHIPGGMLAEKFGGKWTLSLGILSTAFFTLITPWAVELGGSTALIVIRVMMGLGEGTTFPALSALMATWIPAKERSKLGSLVFGGGQVGTILGNLLSGVLLHNIEGWSSVFYFFGGLGVLWFVIFTLLCYSDPESHPFISEKEKAYLKQELGTLERDRTLPPTPWRYILTSVPMMALVCAQIGHDWGFFIMVTDLPKYMSDVLRFSIKDNGLYSSLPYLVMWIVSLSTGVLSDWLITSGRMTITFGRKLFTTIASIGPACFIVGASYAGCEKAVVVMLFTFAMGLMGTFYPGMKVNPLDLSPNYAGTLMAITNGIGAITGIIAPYVVGVMTPNHTLEEWRIVFWISFAIFNVTNLAYIIWASGEVQPWNTPHLMNKSVEAGESIDVPANAKKSVQSLEAIKQ; encoded by the exons ATGGGCTTCCTGGCGATCATGAATGCATACACGATGCGTATCTCGCTGTCGATCGCCATCACGGAGATGGTCAACAAAACGCACGGAGCGACCGAAGAGGACGGCGGCGTCTGTCCGATCGACGAAAGTGCCAACCCGGATGACTTCACCGGGGGCGAGTTCGATTGGGACGAGGAGCTGCAGGGCATCATCTTATCCTCGTTCTACTGGGGCTACGTCATCACGCACATCCCCGGCGGTATGCTGGCGGAAAAGTTTGGCGGCAAGTGGACACTTAGTTTGGGTATCCTCTCAACGGCCTTCTTCACACTGATCACCCCGTGGGCGGTGGAGCTCGGTGGATCTACGGCGCTGATCGTGATTCGTGTGATGATGGGACTGGGAGAGGGTACGACCTTCCCTGCGTTGAGCGCACTGATGGCCACCTGGATCCCGGCGAAAGAGCGTAGTAAGCTTGGTTCGCTTGTGTTTGGCGGTGGACAAGTGGGAACGATTCTAGGCAACCTGCTATCCGGCGTGTTGCTGCACAACATTGAAGGCTGGTCGTCGGTGTTTTACTTCTTCGGTGGGCTGGGCGTCTTATGGTTCGTGATCTTT ACATTGCTGTGCTACAGTGATCCAGAGTCTCATCCGTTCATCagtgaaaaggaaaaggcTTACCTGAAGCAGGAACTGGGAACGTTGGAGCGTGATCGTACACTGCCACCAACGCCATGGCGCTATATCCTCACCAGTGTCCCTATGATGGCGCTGGTTTGCGCACAGATCGGACATGATTGGGGTTTCTTCATCATGGTTACCGATCTGCCCAAGTACATGAGTGACGTGCTGCGGTTCTCCATCAAGGATAATGGACTGTACTCCTCCCTACCCTATCTGGTCATGTGGATCGTCTCGCTGTCCACTGGCGTTTTGAGCGATTGGCTCATTACCTCTGGACGTATGACTATCACCTTCGGACGCAAGCTATTCACCACCATTG CCTCAATCGGTCCGGCCTGTTTCATTGTCGGTGCGTCGTACGCCGGGTGTGAAAAGGCAGTCGTCGTCATGCTGTTCACCTTCGCCATGGGTCTTATGGGTACGTTCTACCCCGGCATGAAGGTCAATCCGCTCGATTTGAGTCCAAACTACGCTGGCACGCTGATGGCCATCACGAACGGTATCGGCGCCATTACCGGCATCATCGCACCGTACGTTGTCGGCGTAATGACACCCAAT CACACACTGGAAGAATGGCGCATTGTGTTCTGGATCTCGTTTGCCATCTTCAACGTTACCAATCTGGCATACATCATCTGGGCGTCGGGTGAAGTGCAGCCCTGGAACACGCCCCATCTGATGAACAAATCGGTCGAGGCGGGTGAATCGATTGACGTTCCGGCAAATGCAAAGAAAAGCGTACAATCTCTAGAGGCCATAAAGCAGTAG
- the LOC3291581 gene encoding sialin has product MLKCLNACMAELCCCPKKHILVMMTFFAILNQYTMRICLHLAITVMTGDRNDTMSGVSIADKDFFDWDEHEQGIILSAFYWGYTLSHFVTAFIADRYSKHLLGLSVLITAVLTILTPLAIDVGGKWLLIMVRVVEGIGEGATFPVLSALIAHWIPASQRGFYGSFVFSGCQIGALVGGIGTGYFIEAHNTWRTTFYIWGALAIIWYVFWLFIGFESPETHPYISEQERAELVEQLAESRKSVHSYPIPWNSILRSCPLWGLIAGQIGHDWGTYLIITDLPKYMKSILHVSVSDNGLVTYTPFFSMWLFSIFGGWLCDVQIRKDCMSRTSARKLWTTIGSILPACFMMAASYTGQDKVMVVTYFALCVTFLGGFYPGVKVNTNDLSPNFAGVLMGMVNGIGAITGIVTPYLAGLLTPNQTLEEWRTVFWIAFAVLNISNVIFILFASGDIQPWNYPRQPANN; this is encoded by the exons ATGTTGAAGTGTTTGAACGCCTGTATGGCAGAGC TTTGCTGCTGCCCAAAGAAGCACATCCTAGTGATGATGACATTTTTCGCCATCCTCAACCAGTACACTATGCGCATTTGTCTTCATCTCGCCATTACAGTGATGACCGGCGACCGTAACGACACGATGTCAGGTGTTTCCATAGCGGACAAAGATTTTTTCGATTGGGACGAACACGAGCAGGGTATCATCTTGTCGGCGTTCTACTGGGGCTACACCTTGTCCCATTTTGTGACCGCCTTCATAGCGGACCGTTACTCGAAACATCTTCTCGGACTGAGTGTTCTGATTACGGCTGTGCTAACGATTCTGACACCGCTTGCGATTGATGTTGGTGGAAAGTGGTTACTGATTATGGTGCGTGTCGTAGAGGGCATAGGGGAAGGTGCGACTTTCCCGGTGCTGAGTGCCCTCATTGCCCACTGGATACCGGCTTCCCAACGTGGCTTCTACGGTTCGTTCGTGTTTAGCGGCTGTCAGATTGGAGCGTTGGTTGGTGGCATCGGTACCGGGTACTTTATCGAAGCGCACAACACCTGGCGTACAACGTTCTACATCTGGGGTGCACTCGCCATCATCTGGTACGTGTTTTGGCTGTTCATTGGCTTCGAAAGTCCCGAAACGCATCCGTACATTAGCGAACAGGAGCGTGCCGAACTGGTGGAACAGCTGGCCGAAAGCCGCAAGAGCGTACACTCGTACCCAATTCCTTGGAACAGCATTCTTAGGTCTTGTCCGCTGTGGGGGCTGATAGCGGGTCAGATCGGGCATGATTGGGGCACCTATCTGATCATTACCGATCTGCCAAAGTACATGAAAAGCATCCTGCACGTCTCGGTGAGCGATAATGGGCTCGTCACCTACACGCCCTTTTTCAGTATGTGGCTGTTTTCGATTTTTGGCGGCTGGTTGTGCGACGTACAGATCCGAAAGGATTGTATGTCGCGCACGAGCGCACGCAAGCTGTGGACGACAATCGGGTCGATACTGCCCGCCTGCTTCATGATGGCTGCGTCTTACACGGGTCAGGATAAGGTCATGGTAGTAACGTACTTTGCACTGTGCGTTACCTTTCTCGGGGGATTCTATCCCGGCGTAAAGGTTAACACGAACGATCTTAGTCCAAACTTTGCCGGTGTGCTGATGGGCATGGTTAATGGAATTGGTGCCATTacgg GCATTGTTACTCCTTATTTGGCTGGCCTGTTAACTCCAAAT CAAACGTTAGAAGAGTGGCGCACAGTATTTTGGATAGCTTTTGCTGTCCTCAACATAAGCAACGTGATATTCATCTTGTTCGCTTCGGGCGATATTCAACCGTGGAACTATCCCCGGCAGCCAGCCAATAATTGA